Proteins from a single region of Leuconostoc gasicomitatum LMG 18811:
- the prmA gene encoding 50S ribosomal protein L11 methyltransferase, whose translation MSWQAVRVDTNTEAVEFVCDLLISVGADGVQIDEKNGISVIAYYEENDQLSYILANIQARLQSLSKIAVDPSPATVHVSGISQSDWENNWKKYYHAQRITRHLTVVPSWETFKSQQSEEMPIIMDPQLTFGTGTHETTRLMMQALETVVRGGESMIDVGTGSGVLAVAAKLLGVRSVLATDIDDISVKVAKENLMLNPIATDIKVITSDLLLNVDTQPVDLIVANILADVIERLIPQTISRLKPTGYFLVSGIYDAIAPHIEEQLHINGFEIVQKSQMGEWHSYITQIKEK comes from the coding sequence ATGAGTTGGCAAGCAGTAAGGGTTGACACGAATACTGAGGCAGTCGAATTTGTATGTGATCTATTAATATCTGTTGGTGCTGATGGCGTTCAAATCGATGAAAAAAATGGGATATCAGTCATCGCTTATTATGAAGAAAATGATCAATTATCTTATATTCTTGCAAACATTCAAGCGCGACTTCAATCATTATCAAAAATAGCGGTAGATCCTTCACCGGCAACCGTGCATGTGAGTGGTATATCTCAATCAGACTGGGAGAATAATTGGAAAAAGTACTATCATGCGCAGCGAATCACACGGCATTTGACAGTTGTGCCATCGTGGGAGACATTTAAATCACAACAGTCAGAAGAAATGCCAATTATTATGGATCCACAATTAACCTTCGGTACGGGGACGCATGAGACAACGCGTCTTATGATGCAAGCTTTAGAAACGGTTGTACGTGGTGGTGAGTCAATGATTGACGTTGGGACAGGTTCTGGTGTTTTAGCAGTCGCGGCTAAGCTATTGGGTGTTCGTTCTGTTTTGGCGACAGATATTGATGATATATCAGTAAAAGTTGCAAAAGAAAACTTGATGTTAAATCCAATTGCGACAGATATAAAAGTCATCACGAGCGATTTATTACTAAATGTTGATACACAGCCAGTTGATCTGATTGTGGCAAATATTTTGGCGGATGTGATTGAAAGATTAATTCCACAGACTATCTCACGTTTAAAACCAACAGGCTACTTTTTAGTATCGGGTATTTATGATGCCATTGCACCTCATATTGAAGAACAATTACATATTAATGGTTTTGAAATTGTTCAAAAATCTCAAATGGGCGAATGGCATAGTTATATTACACAAATTAAGGAAAAATAA
- the glyS gene encoding glycine--tRNA ligase subunit beta, with the protein MSTFLLEIGLEEMPAHLVTSSEAQLIARTTEFLSEHRLSVGHIQPYSTPRRLAVELIDISSESEALSEEKRGPSIERAKDDNGNWSKAAQGFARGQGMTPENFEERDGYVWLTKHTPGVSAADILASIGEEVIAQMKFTTYMKWANNAFLYVRPIRWIVALLDEKVIDFNILDVKTGRMTRGHRFLSNEHITIANAGVYVATLKAAYVIVDAATRKGIIQSQLEDIANQNNWLLDLSSDAAQNLLEEVNNIVEWPTAFSGGFENKYLELPDEVLMTSMREHQRFFYVTNQANDLLPHFLSVRNGNSEHLDNVIAGNEKVLVARLEDAEFFYQEDKQKTIDDNMTKVKKLVFHEKIGTVYEHMQRVGRLAASLADELQFDETQKADLARASEIYKFDLMTGMVGEFDELQGIMGEHYAQLFGESAAVASAIREHYMPVSANGNIAETAVGAVLAIADKLDTIVTFFSADLIPSGSNDPYGLRRAANGVVRTLQNKHWHVALRSLLSDFVKSNGEVTENADLTAIMTFILDRVRKLALDGDVRPDIVAAGTALTPDVDVVYIVDRTQTLANHADDDNFRDIIEALTRVSRLAMKQPAEGLVDESLFENQTEQALFIATQKINLAALESQGGDAVYSALAELQKPIADYFDMTMVNADNELVKNNRYLQLHMIDKLISALGDLEQIVIK; encoded by the coding sequence ATGTCAACATTTTTACTAGAAATTGGTTTAGAAGAAATGCCAGCACATTTGGTAACGAGTTCAGAAGCGCAATTAATTGCACGTACAACAGAATTTTTGTCTGAACATCGTTTATCAGTAGGTCATATTCAACCTTACTCTACACCACGTCGATTAGCGGTAGAGTTGATTGATATATCATCTGAATCAGAGGCACTATCAGAAGAAAAGCGTGGACCATCGATTGAACGTGCAAAAGATGATAACGGTAATTGGTCAAAAGCTGCCCAAGGATTTGCTCGAGGGCAAGGTATGACACCAGAAAATTTTGAAGAACGTGATGGTTATGTTTGGTTAACTAAGCATACGCCAGGCGTGTCAGCAGCTGATATTCTAGCTAGTATTGGTGAAGAAGTTATTGCACAAATGAAATTCACAACATATATGAAATGGGCTAACAATGCCTTTTTGTATGTGCGGCCAATTCGATGGATTGTTGCTTTACTTGATGAAAAAGTGATTGATTTTAACATTTTAGACGTTAAAACAGGACGTATGACACGTGGACATCGTTTTTTGTCAAATGAACATATCACAATTGCTAATGCGGGGGTATATGTTGCGACCCTAAAGGCGGCCTATGTTATTGTAGATGCAGCGACACGTAAAGGTATTATACAGTCACAACTTGAAGATATAGCAAATCAAAATAACTGGTTGTTAGATTTGAGCTCAGATGCAGCGCAAAATTTGTTGGAAGAAGTTAATAATATTGTTGAATGGCCGACGGCATTTTCTGGTGGTTTTGAAAATAAATACTTAGAATTGCCAGATGAAGTGTTAATGACATCAATGCGTGAACATCAGCGTTTTTTCTATGTGACAAATCAAGCAAATGATTTGTTACCACACTTTCTGTCAGTACGTAATGGTAATTCTGAACATCTTGATAATGTCATTGCAGGCAATGAGAAAGTGCTGGTCGCTCGACTAGAAGATGCTGAATTTTTCTATCAAGAGGACAAACAAAAAACCATTGATGATAATATGACAAAGGTTAAAAAATTGGTTTTCCATGAAAAAATTGGGACAGTTTACGAACATATGCAGCGTGTTGGGCGACTAGCTGCTAGTTTAGCTGATGAGTTGCAATTTGATGAGACGCAAAAAGCTGATCTAGCACGTGCTTCTGAAATTTACAAGTTTGATTTGATGACTGGCATGGTTGGTGAATTTGATGAATTACAAGGCATTATGGGTGAACATTATGCGCAATTATTTGGTGAAAGCGCTGCAGTGGCCAGTGCCATAAGAGAACATTATATGCCGGTTTCTGCTAATGGTAATATTGCAGAAACTGCAGTTGGCGCCGTGTTAGCAATAGCTGATAAACTAGATACCATTGTCACTTTCTTTTCAGCCGATCTTATTCCCTCTGGATCAAATGACCCATATGGTTTACGACGCGCAGCAAACGGCGTGGTAAGAACGCTTCAAAATAAGCACTGGCATGTTGCATTGCGATCATTGTTATCTGATTTTGTAAAATCTAACGGTGAGGTCACCGAGAATGCTGATCTGACTGCAATTATGACATTTATTTTGGATCGTGTTCGTAAACTAGCTTTGGATGGCGATGTACGGCCAGATATTGTGGCTGCGGGAACAGCTCTGACGCCTGATGTAGATGTTGTTTATATTGTAGACCGTACGCAAACGTTAGCAAATCATGCTGATGATGATAATTTCCGTGATATTATTGAAGCATTAACACGTGTTTCACGTTTGGCAATGAAACAACCAGCAGAAGGGCTTGTTGATGAGAGTCTGTTTGAAAATCAAACTGAGCAGGCACTATTTATAGCAACACAAAAAATTAATTTGGCAGCACTAGAATCACAAGGTGGCGATGCAGTGTACAGTGCCTTAGCTGAACTACAAAAACCAATTGCAGATTACTTCGATATGACAATGGTTAATGCGGATAATGAGTTGGTTAAAAATAATCGTTATTTACAATTACATATGATTGATAAACTTATTTCTGCATTAGGTGATTTAGAACAAATTGTGATTAAATAG
- a CDS encoding RsmE family RNA methyltransferase, whose translation MQRYFLENLINSDHITLTKDQDVFKHFGKVLRARVGSQAEFVSVDLKVVIGEVIAIDEAKITLAVKSRLDSDVELPLNVTIIVSPLKNDRSDWLVQKATELGVNRIVFAEMTRTVADWKKQEAKKAVRLQKIAQAAAEQSHRLLVPQIQFLTWQNVLDLPKQMGLVAWEESARTGEVATLVKSINEVPIDTDVNLVFGPEGGLTILEIEALARHEYYPAGLGPRILRAETAPLYALSAISVLRELNE comes from the coding sequence ATGCAACGCTACTTTTTAGAAAACTTAATTAACAGTGATCATATAACCTTGACAAAGGATCAAGATGTTTTCAAACATTTTGGCAAAGTATTACGTGCACGAGTTGGATCACAAGCAGAGTTTGTGAGTGTTGATTTGAAAGTTGTCATTGGTGAAGTTATTGCTATTGATGAAGCGAAAATCACGTTAGCAGTTAAGTCAAGATTAGACAGCGATGTTGAATTACCACTAAATGTCACCATTATTGTATCACCATTGAAAAATGACCGTTCCGATTGGCTTGTTCAAAAAGCAACTGAATTGGGTGTCAATCGAATTGTATTTGCTGAAATGACACGTACAGTGGCTGACTGGAAAAAACAAGAAGCAAAAAAAGCAGTACGGTTACAAAAAATTGCCCAAGCTGCTGCTGAACAGTCTCATCGGCTGTTAGTGCCACAAATTCAATTTTTAACTTGGCAAAATGTGCTTGATTTACCTAAACAAATGGGGTTGGTAGCTTGGGAAGAGTCCGCTCGTACCGGTGAAGTCGCAACGTTGGTTAAATCAATTAATGAGGTGCCTATAGATACAGATGTGAATCTTGTTTTTGGCCCAGAGGGTGGATTGACGATTTTAGAAATTGAAGCGTTGGCTCGTCATGAATATTATCCAGCCGGATTAGGGCCAAGAATCTTACGAGCGGAAACAGCGCCTTTATATGCACTGTCTGCAATTAGTGTCTTGCGCGAGTTAAATGAATAG
- a CDS encoding zinc-binding alcohol dehydrogenase family protein, whose amino-acid sequence MSLFDKIKKYWPFGGHKMRAIGFERALRIDQPNVFIEKNILQPKPSDHELLIKVAASAINPVDTKMRITYQEDGQFRILGFDATGEVIGLGKNVSKFEIGDLVYYAGVQINPGANAQYQVVNESLVGHAPVKISVAETAAMPLTAITAVEILQSFGFDVTENEGTGKSIFILNGAGGVGSTLIQLAKYLGLTVITTASRPESVTWVKSLGADYILDYHQDLHEQLIQIKHDKVDYIAILQDTNKYWPLVLESIKPFGRIASIVETSGPIDIGPLKNIGAQFNWVFMFAKGNYGVNMSSQGEALNKIADLLDNKVIKSTLTKTYKGLTVDNIKQATRDVESGHMIGKVVILHDEEPL is encoded by the coding sequence ATGTCATTATTTGACAAGATAAAAAAATATTGGCCGTTTGGTGGTCATAAAATGCGCGCAATCGGTTTCGAACGTGCCTTAAGGATTGATCAGCCAAATGTTTTTATTGAGAAAAATATTTTGCAACCGAAACCTTCTGATCACGAATTATTAATCAAGGTTGCTGCTAGCGCTATTAATCCTGTTGATACGAAAATGCGTATTACTTATCAAGAAGATGGTCAATTTCGTATACTTGGATTTGATGCGACTGGTGAGGTAATTGGATTAGGCAAAAATGTCTCAAAATTTGAAATTGGTGATTTAGTATATTATGCAGGTGTGCAAATAAATCCAGGGGCCAACGCTCAATACCAAGTTGTCAATGAATCACTCGTAGGCCATGCTCCAGTTAAAATCAGTGTAGCCGAAACTGCTGCAATGCCTTTGACAGCAATTACTGCAGTTGAAATTCTACAGTCCTTTGGATTTGATGTGACTGAAAATGAGGGAACCGGTAAAAGTATTTTTATTTTGAATGGCGCTGGCGGTGTTGGATCAACATTAATTCAACTGGCAAAATATTTGGGACTAACAGTGATCACCACGGCATCACGTCCAGAATCTGTAACATGGGTAAAATCACTGGGTGCAGATTATATTTTAGATTATCATCAAGACTTACATGAACAGTTAATTCAAATAAAGCATGATAAAGTTGATTATATTGCTATTTTACAAGATACCAATAAATATTGGCCACTAGTATTAGAGTCAATTAAGCCATTTGGTCGTATTGCATCGATTGTTGAAACGAGTGGACCAATTGATATTGGTCCACTCAAAAATATTGGTGCGCAATTCAACTGGGTGTTTATGTTTGCAAAAGGAAATTATGGTGTTAACATGTCAAGCCAAGGTGAAGCGTTGAACAAAATAGCTGACTTGCTGGACAATAAAGTGATTAAATCTACACTAACTAAGACTTACAAGGGACTGACTGTTGACAATATTAAACAGGCCACTCGAGATGTTGAGAGTGGCCATATGATTGGTAAAGTTGTTATCTTACACGATGAGGAACCACTATGA
- the lepA gene encoding translation elongation factor 4 — MTEINLEQLKERQKHIRNFSIVAHIDHGKSTIADRILEQTHTVAERDMQNQLLDTMDLERERGITIKLNAVEVHYDANDGETYIFHLIDTPGHVDFSYEVSRSLAAAEGAILVVDAAQGVEAQTLANVYLALDNDLEILPVINKIDLPAADAEKVRAEIEDLIGIDASEAVLASAKKGIGIPELLEKIVVDLPAPTGDLTAPLRALIFDSAYDAYRGVVVNMRVREGIVKPGDKIRMMNTGAEYEVNEVGVMSPSAQKRDYLMAGDVGYLTAAIKDIHTTHSGDTITSVDHPASEPLSGYKPMTPMVYSGLYPSDNAKYTDLRDALEKLQLNDAALTFDPETSQALGFGYRVGFLGLLHMDVVQERLEREFDLDLVTTAPSVTYHVMTNDDELIEIENPSEMPDASKIKYIEEPYVNAQIMVPNEYVGAVMELAQRKRGDFDTMEYLDETRVNVKYKIPLSEIIFDFFDKLKSSTRGYASLDYDIFGYRQSDLVKIDILLNSEKVDALSFIVHRDFAAERGRVITSKLKEIIPRQNFEIPVQAAIGAKILARTNIKAYRKDVTSKIHTGDPDRRAKLLDKQKRGKARMKSVGTVEVPQEAFMAVLKTDDDTQYARGN, encoded by the coding sequence ATGACAGAAATTAATTTGGAACAACTTAAAGAACGACAAAAGCATATCCGCAATTTTTCAATTGTGGCACATATTGATCATGGAAAATCAACGATTGCAGATCGCATTTTAGAGCAAACACACACTGTAGCTGAGCGTGATATGCAAAATCAATTGCTCGACACTATGGATCTGGAGCGTGAACGTGGGATTACAATTAAATTAAACGCAGTCGAAGTACATTACGATGCAAATGATGGTGAAACCTATATTTTTCATTTAATTGATACACCAGGGCATGTTGATTTTTCCTATGAAGTGTCGCGCTCACTAGCTGCTGCTGAAGGGGCTATTTTAGTTGTTGATGCAGCACAAGGCGTAGAAGCACAGACGCTTGCCAATGTTTATTTGGCATTAGATAATGATCTAGAAATTTTGCCGGTTATCAATAAAATTGATTTACCGGCTGCTGATGCAGAAAAAGTTCGTGCAGAAATTGAAGATCTTATTGGTATTGATGCATCGGAAGCGGTATTAGCTTCTGCTAAAAAGGGTATTGGTATTCCTGAATTATTGGAAAAAATTGTGGTTGATTTACCTGCACCAACAGGTGATTTAACAGCACCATTACGCGCGTTGATTTTTGATTCAGCCTATGATGCTTACCGAGGTGTTGTGGTCAATATGCGGGTGCGTGAAGGTATAGTTAAACCTGGCGATAAAATTAGGATGATGAATACTGGAGCAGAATATGAAGTCAATGAGGTTGGTGTGATGTCACCAAGTGCTCAGAAACGTGATTATTTAATGGCTGGGGACGTCGGTTACTTAACTGCAGCAATCAAAGATATTCACACAACACATTCTGGTGATACAATAACTTCTGTTGACCATCCAGCCAGTGAACCATTATCTGGCTATAAACCTATGACACCAATGGTTTATTCGGGTCTGTACCCATCTGATAATGCTAAGTATACAGATTTACGTGATGCGTTAGAAAAATTGCAACTCAATGATGCTGCTCTAACATTTGATCCTGAAACATCACAAGCTTTAGGATTTGGTTATCGTGTTGGTTTTCTAGGTTTATTGCATATGGATGTTGTTCAAGAACGCTTAGAACGTGAGTTTGACTTGGATTTGGTGACCACTGCACCTTCTGTCACATATCATGTGATGACCAACGATGATGAACTGATTGAAATTGAAAATCCATCTGAAATGCCTGATGCTTCAAAAATTAAGTATATTGAAGAACCTTATGTGAACGCTCAAATTATGGTACCAAATGAGTATGTCGGTGCTGTGATGGAGCTTGCGCAACGCAAACGGGGTGATTTTGATACGATGGAATACTTAGATGAGACACGTGTGAACGTGAAATATAAAATTCCTTTATCAGAAATAATTTTTGATTTCTTTGATAAACTAAAATCAAGTACGCGAGGGTATGCATCATTAGATTATGACATTTTCGGGTATCGTCAATCTGATTTAGTCAAAATTGATATATTACTAAATTCTGAAAAAGTTGATGCACTGAGCTTTATTGTTCATCGAGATTTTGCAGCTGAACGTGGTCGTGTGATTACATCAAAATTGAAAGAAATTATTCCACGGCAAAATTTTGAAATTCCAGTTCAGGCAGCTATTGGGGCAAAAATATTGGCACGTACAAATATCAAAGCGTATCGTAAAGACGTAACATCAAAGATCCATACTGGTGATCCGGATCGTCGTGCCAAATTGCTAGATAAACAAAAACGTGGTAAAGCACGTATGAAGTCAGTTGGTACGGTTGAAGTGCCACAAGAAGCTTTCATGGCAGTGTTGAAAACAGATGATGATACACAGTATGCACGTGGAAATTAA
- the glyQ gene encoding glycine--tRNA ligase subunit alpha produces the protein MTNTKLSLQDIILTLQQYWAKQGANLMQAYDNEVGAGTQSPYTFLRANGPEPWHAAYVQPSRRPADGRYGDNPNRLFQHHQFQVVMKPSPSNIQELYLGSLEALGIKSLEHDIRFVEDNWENPSMGAAGIGWEVWLDGMEVTQFTYFQQVGGIEVDSVTAEVTYGLERLASYIQDVPTVYDLEWGNGVLYGDIFKEPEYEHSKYAFECSDQEMLLRHFDEFEAEATRLLSLGLVHPAYDYILKSSHTFNLLDARGTVSVTERAGYLHRIRTMARHVSKVFIEARSKLGFPLLKDSDLREKYLGVNGKYAQKEGM, from the coding sequence ATGACAAATACAAAACTATCATTACAAGATATTATTTTGACTCTTCAACAGTACTGGGCCAAACAAGGGGCAAACTTAATGCAGGCATATGACAATGAGGTTGGTGCTGGAACACAATCACCATACACATTTTTACGTGCAAATGGTCCTGAACCATGGCACGCAGCATATGTTCAACCATCGCGTCGCCCGGCTGATGGTCGCTATGGTGATAATCCAAATCGCTTATTCCAGCACCATCAATTTCAAGTTGTTATGAAACCATCCCCATCAAACATTCAAGAATTGTATTTAGGTTCGCTGGAAGCTTTGGGAATTAAATCATTAGAACATGATATACGTTTTGTCGAAGACAACTGGGAAAATCCATCAATGGGTGCAGCAGGCATTGGTTGGGAAGTTTGGTTGGATGGTATGGAAGTCACACAGTTTACTTATTTTCAACAAGTAGGTGGCATTGAGGTGGATTCCGTTACAGCTGAGGTAACTTATGGTTTAGAGCGATTGGCATCATATATTCAAGATGTCCCTACAGTGTATGATCTTGAGTGGGGTAATGGCGTACTGTATGGTGATATTTTCAAAGAACCTGAATATGAACATTCAAAATATGCTTTTGAATGTTCTGACCAAGAAATGTTGTTGAGACATTTTGATGAATTTGAAGCTGAAGCAACACGGCTATTGTCTTTAGGATTGGTTCACCCAGCATACGATTATATTTTGAAATCATCACACACGTTTAATTTATTAGACGCGCGTGGCACAGTGTCAGTCACGGAACGTGCAGGTTATTTGCATCGAATTCGTACCATGGCACGTCATGTATCAAAGGTATTTATTGAAGCCCGCTCTAAGCTTGGTTTCCCATTATTAAAAGATAGTGATTTACGTGAAAAGTATTTAGGTGTGAACGGTAAATATGCACAGAAGGAGGGCATGTAA
- a CDS encoding ABC-F family ATP-binding cassette domain-containing protein, translated as MITVSEMSFSFAGPKLYQDVSLKLIPGNTYGIIGANGAGKSTFLKLLQGELLPTEGTITIGDGERLSSLQQDHFAFDAFTVLDTVVQGHKRLYEVKTEMDAIYAKPDFNDEDGVRVADLGAEFEELDGWNAEVEAGQLLSKLGISDTMHNTLMGELTENDKVKVLLAQALFGNPDILVLDEPTNGLDVQTINWLEDFLADFPNLVIVVSHDRHFLNAVSTNILDVDFGKITPFVGNYDFWRESSELAQRLASQQNSKKEEQIKQLQEFVARFSANASKSKQATARKKQLDKITLDDIKPSSRKYPFINFPLNREMGNDMIRVENISKTIDGEKVLDNISFIGRPSDKIAILSRSDLATTTLMQIIAGTMMPDTGTVNWGVTTTQSYIAKDLNDNFENQDVTILDWLRDFAEEEQKDNTSLRGMLGQLLFRGDDSLKAIKVLSGGEKVRITLAKMMLLKANVLLMDDPTNHLDLESIQSLNDAVVNFKGGIVMTSHDHEFLATTANHVIEVSAKGVVDRVDTSYDEFISTESTQEKVAALY; from the coding sequence TTGATCACAGTATCAGAAATGAGTTTCAGCTTTGCTGGACCTAAATTATATCAGGATGTTTCTTTAAAGTTGATACCTGGAAATACTTATGGCATTATCGGTGCCAATGGTGCCGGAAAATCAACCTTTTTAAAACTACTTCAGGGTGAACTATTGCCAACTGAAGGAACAATTACCATTGGCGATGGTGAACGATTGTCATCTTTGCAGCAGGATCATTTTGCTTTTGATGCCTTCACAGTGCTAGATACTGTTGTTCAAGGACATAAAAGGTTATATGAAGTTAAAACTGAGATGGATGCAATTTACGCTAAACCTGATTTCAATGATGAAGATGGGGTACGCGTTGCTGATTTAGGTGCAGAATTTGAAGAACTCGATGGTTGGAATGCTGAAGTTGAGGCTGGACAGTTATTAAGTAAATTGGGTATCTCAGATACGATGCACAATACTTTAATGGGTGAATTGACAGAAAACGACAAAGTTAAAGTTTTGTTAGCCCAAGCGTTATTTGGAAACCCTGATATTCTGGTATTAGATGAACCAACAAACGGTTTAGACGTGCAAACGATTAACTGGTTAGAGGATTTCTTAGCGGATTTCCCTAACTTAGTGATTGTTGTATCGCATGATCGTCATTTTTTGAATGCTGTGTCTACTAATATTTTAGATGTTGATTTTGGTAAAATCACACCATTTGTTGGTAATTATGATTTTTGGCGTGAATCTTCAGAACTAGCTCAGCGCTTAGCTTCACAACAAAACTCTAAAAAAGAAGAACAAATTAAACAACTACAAGAATTCGTTGCACGTTTTTCAGCGAACGCGTCGAAATCTAAGCAGGCGACTGCACGTAAAAAGCAATTAGACAAAATTACACTTGATGATATTAAACCCTCATCACGCAAGTATCCATTTATTAATTTCCCACTTAATCGTGAAATGGGAAATGACATGATTCGTGTGGAAAATATCTCCAAAACAATTGATGGCGAAAAAGTGTTGGATAACATCTCGTTTATTGGTCGTCCTAGTGATAAAATTGCTATTTTATCACGCTCTGATTTGGCAACAACAACATTAATGCAAATTATTGCTGGTACTATGATGCCCGACACAGGTACTGTTAATTGGGGTGTGACAACAACACAGTCCTACATTGCAAAAGATTTAAATGATAACTTTGAAAACCAAGATGTAACGATTTTAGATTGGTTACGTGATTTTGCAGAAGAAGAACAAAAAGATAATACGAGTCTTCGGGGCATGCTTGGACAGTTATTGTTCCGTGGTGATGATTCGCTCAAAGCCATTAAAGTTTTATCGGGTGGTGAAAAAGTTCGTATAACACTAGCCAAAATGATGTTACTCAAGGCAAATGTATTATTAATGGATGATCCAACAAACCATTTGGACTTGGAATCCATTCAATCTTTAAATGATGCTGTTGTTAATTTCAAGGGCGGTATCGTTATGACTTCACATGACCATGAGTTCTTAGCAACGACGGCAAATCATGTTATTGAAGTTTCTGCTAAAGGTGTTGTTGACCGTGTAGATACATCTTATGATGAATTTATTTCAACCGAGAGTACACAAGAAAAAGTTGCGGCACTTTACTAA
- a CDS encoding Gfo/Idh/MocA family oxidoreductase: MLNIAYIGFGKSTNRYHLPYLKLRLDQFKVGRIVTPTLGKRPADQFEWETTGTIFSTDVQDIINDSTIDLVVVVTPSSSHYTMTKRLLEAGKNVLVDKPMAANFDEAKILVDLARKQGLFIMPYQSRRFDSDFLTVKQVIGNGYLGRLVDLEVHMDHYRPNDGIFEGPAIDGSLYGHGVHLVDQVVSLFGAPKSAMYDLRATRILEATLDDQIEVNMFYKNALKATIQTTELATIQYPKWQLRGTHGTFIKYDVDEQENDLKAGIMPGTVGFGVDAPQNYGKLVYFNQSGDRIEKMVPSVLGDYGRIYDSVFDTLVNGAPKLVSDEQMLTVMKLLSTGVSTDSNKLVSFSGN; encoded by the coding sequence ATGTTAAATATTGCTTATATTGGTTTTGGGAAAAGTACAAATCGTTACCATTTACCATACTTAAAATTACGATTGGATCAGTTCAAAGTAGGACGTATCGTGACTCCCACACTTGGAAAACGGCCGGCAGATCAATTTGAATGGGAAACAACAGGCACTATTTTTTCTACTGATGTACAAGATATTATCAATGATAGTACTATTGATCTTGTCGTTGTTGTCACACCATCGTCTAGTCATTACACGATGACTAAAAGGTTACTTGAAGCTGGCAAAAATGTACTGGTTGATAAACCAATGGCAGCAAATTTTGATGAAGCAAAAATACTTGTTGATTTAGCACGTAAACAAGGTCTATTCATTATGCCATACCAAAGTCGTAGATTTGATAGTGATTTTTTAACTGTAAAACAAGTCATAGGAAACGGTTATTTGGGTCGTTTAGTAGACTTAGAGGTCCACATGGATCACTATAGGCCAAATGATGGCATCTTTGAAGGACCTGCTATTGATGGTTCTCTTTACGGACATGGTGTCCATTTAGTCGACCAAGTTGTCAGTCTGTTTGGCGCACCAAAATCAGCAATGTACGATTTACGAGCGACACGAATTTTAGAGGCAACTCTGGATGATCAAATAGAAGTTAATATGTTCTATAAAAATGCGCTGAAGGCAACAATACAAACAACTGAATTAGCAACTATTCAGTATCCAAAATGGCAATTACGTGGCACACATGGCACCTTTATAAAATATGATGTTGATGAACAAGAAAACGATTTAAAAGCTGGAATTATGCCAGGGACTGTTGGTTTTGGGGTAGATGCACCACAAAATTATGGGAAACTTGTTTATTTCAATCAAAGCGGGGATCGTATTGAAAAAATGGTTCCTAGTGTTTTAGGTGATTATGGTCGTATATATGATAGTGTATTTGATACCCTGGTGAACGGCGCGCCAAAACTTGTCAGTGATGAACAAATGTTAACGGTTATGAAATTATTATCAACGGGTGTATCAACTGATTCAAACAAATTGGTATCCTTTAGTGGCAATTAA